The following proteins are co-located in the Nocardia bhagyanarayanae genome:
- a CDS encoding mechanosensitive ion channel family protein: MVAVIAAASAADSTAWLRSSGLEIVLLILGAMLFSRFATFVRDRVTSKIDAGFRSSDALVRTEAAKHRHALAQVLTWVVLTIVYVLVGMEVLQRLGFQVTGLVAPAAVLGAALGFGAQRIVQDILAGFFLITERQYGFGDVVRIAVTGAAEVAEGTVEDVTLRITTLRNADGEVITVPNGQIVKVTNLSKDWARAAIDVPVAASADITRVNEILHKVGAEAFRDRRLEPLLLDEPTVMGVDDLTMDQMNIRMVARTLPGKQFEVGRELRVRVAAALRREGISETT; encoded by the coding sequence ATGGTCGCGGTGATCGCGGCGGCGTCCGCCGCGGATTCCACGGCGTGGCTGCGTTCCAGCGGCCTGGAGATCGTGCTGCTGATCCTCGGCGCGATGTTGTTCAGCCGGTTCGCCACCTTCGTGCGCGACCGGGTCACGAGCAAGATCGACGCCGGGTTCCGCAGCAGCGACGCGCTGGTGCGGACGGAGGCGGCCAAGCATCGGCACGCGCTGGCCCAGGTGCTCACCTGGGTGGTGCTGACCATCGTCTACGTGCTGGTCGGCATGGAGGTGTTGCAGCGGCTCGGCTTTCAGGTGACCGGTCTGGTCGCGCCCGCCGCGGTGCTCGGCGCCGCGCTGGGTTTCGGCGCGCAGCGCATCGTGCAGGACATTCTGGCCGGATTCTTCCTGATCACCGAGCGGCAGTACGGATTCGGTGACGTAGTTCGCATCGCCGTGACTGGAGCCGCGGAGGTGGCCGAGGGTACGGTCGAGGACGTCACGCTGCGGATCACCACGTTGCGCAACGCCGACGGCGAGGTGATCACCGTGCCGAACGGGCAGATCGTCAAAGTGACCAATCTGTCGAAGGATTGGGCGCGCGCCGCGATCGACGTTCCGGTGGCGGCCAGCGCCGACATCACCAGGGTGAACGAGATATTGCACAAGGTAGGAGCCGAAGCGTTCCGCGACCGAAGGCTCGAGCCGCTGCTGCTCGACGAACCCACCGTGATGGGCGTGGACGACCTCACCATGGACCAGATGAACATCCGAATGGTTGCCCGGACGTTGCCGGGCAAGCAGTTCGAGGTCGGACGCGAGCTGCGGGTCCGAGTGGCCGCGGCCTTGCGCCGGGAAGGTATCAGTGAAACCACGTAA
- the ftsE gene encoding cell division ATP-binding protein FtsE has protein sequence MITMRNVTKSYKTSTRPALDNITVDVSKGEFVFIIGPSGSGKSTFMRLLLKEESPSAGEIRVADFRVDRLPGRKVPKLRQRIGCVFQDFRLLQQKTVQENVAFALEVIGKRRQIIDRTVPEVLDMVGLGGKGDRLPSELSGGEQQRVAIARAFVNRPLVLLADEPTGNLDPDTSGDIMMLLERINRTGTTVVMATHDNHIVDSMRRRVVELDRGRLVRDDAIGVYGVDR, from the coding sequence GTGATCACCATGCGGAACGTCACCAAGTCGTACAAGACGTCGACGCGACCCGCGCTGGACAACATCACGGTCGATGTGAGCAAGGGCGAGTTCGTCTTCATCATCGGACCGTCCGGTTCAGGCAAGTCGACCTTCATGCGCCTGCTCCTCAAGGAGGAATCGCCGAGCGCGGGGGAGATCCGCGTCGCGGACTTCCGAGTCGATCGGCTGCCCGGACGCAAAGTGCCGAAGCTGCGCCAGCGCATCGGCTGCGTGTTCCAGGACTTCCGGCTGTTGCAGCAGAAGACGGTCCAGGAGAACGTCGCGTTCGCCCTGGAGGTGATCGGCAAGCGCCGCCAGATCATCGACCGCACGGTGCCCGAGGTGCTCGACATGGTCGGTCTCGGCGGCAAGGGCGACCGGCTGCCCAGTGAGCTGTCCGGCGGTGAGCAGCAGCGGGTCGCCATCGCGCGCGCGTTCGTGAACCGGCCGCTTGTGCTGCTCGCCGACGAGCCGACCGGCAATCTGGACCCCGACACCAGCGGCGACATCATGATGCTGCTCGAGCGCATCAACCGCACCGGGACCACGGTGGTCATGGCCACCCACGACAACCACATCGTCGACTCGATGCGCAGGCGGGTGGTCGAGCTCGACCGCGGCCGCTTGGTGCGCGACGACGCGATCGGCGTGTACGGAGTGGATCGATAA
- the ftsX gene encoding permease-like cell division protein FtsX yields the protein MRASFLFSEVVTGLRRNVTMTVAMILTTAVSLAMLGGGLLSVRMADKTEQYFTGRLEVRFYLDENISANDPDCATDPCRSLLTDMKNTSGVVSVQYLNRAAALEEAKKLFADQPEMVQYISETPLPASMRVKMTDGDQYERIYDSYHAREGVRTVANDREFVDRLLRLFDGLRNAAFGLAVVMALAALLLIANMMQIAAFTRRTEVGIMRLVGATRWYTQLPFLLEAVVAAVAGSVLAIVGLLIARPLVIDRALGPLFDSNVFPRITGDDIATVALTILPVGILVAAVAAYATLRYYVRE from the coding sequence ATGCGCGCGAGTTTCCTGTTCAGCGAGGTCGTCACCGGTCTGCGCCGGAATGTGACGATGACCGTCGCGATGATCCTGACCACCGCGGTGTCGCTGGCCATGCTCGGCGGCGGTCTGCTCTCGGTGCGGATGGCCGACAAGACCGAGCAGTACTTCACCGGCCGCCTCGAGGTGCGCTTCTACCTCGACGAGAACATCTCCGCGAACGACCCGGACTGCGCCACCGATCCGTGCCGCTCGCTGCTGACCGACATGAAGAACACCTCGGGCGTGGTCAGCGTGCAGTACCTCAATCGCGCGGCCGCGCTGGAGGAGGCGAAGAAACTCTTCGCCGATCAGCCGGAGATGGTGCAGTACATCTCGGAGACGCCGCTGCCCGCCTCGATGCGGGTCAAGATGACCGACGGCGACCAGTACGAACGGATCTACGACAGCTATCACGCCCGCGAAGGTGTGCGCACCGTCGCCAACGACCGCGAGTTCGTGGACCGGCTGCTGCGGCTGTTCGACGGCCTGCGCAACGCGGCCTTCGGCCTCGCAGTGGTGATGGCGCTCGCCGCGCTGCTGCTGATCGCGAACATGATGCAGATCGCGGCGTTCACCAGGCGCACCGAGGTCGGGATCATGCGGTTGGTCGGCGCGACGCGCTGGTACACCCAGTTGCCGTTCCTGCTCGAGGCAGTGGTCGCGGCCGTCGCGGGCTCGGTGCTGGCGATCGTCGGGCTGCTCATCGCCCGGCCGCTGGTCATCGATCGGGCGCTCGGGCCGCTGTTCGACAGCAATGTGTTCCCGCGGATCACCGGGGACGACATCGCCACGGTTGCGCTGACGATTCTGCCCGTCGGCATCCTGGTCGCGGCCGTGGCGGCCTATGCCACGCTGCGGTACTACGTGCGCGAATAA
- the recQ gene encoding DNA helicase RecQ gives MQEVLRSREVLSRVFGYDSFRGDQAEIVEHVIAGGDALVLMPTGGGKSLCYQVPALVRPGVGVVVSPLIALMQDQVDALSALGVRAGFLNSTQFPDERRTVEAQFLAGELDLLYLAPERLRLESTAQLLDRGKVALFAIDEAHCVSQWGHDFRPDYLGLSMLHERWPDVPRIALTATATEKTRDEIIERLDLGGARRFVASFDRPNIQYRIEPKNRPERQLLEFIRAEHAGDAGIVYCLSRNSVEKTAAFLNENGIGAVPYHAGLDNRTRAVNQARFLREDGLVVVATIAFGMGIDKPDVRFVAHLDLPKSVEGYYQETGRAGRDGQPSTAWMVYGLNDVVQQRRLIDSSEGDAAHRRQLQLHLDAMLALCETVACRRTQLLAYFGQSGQPCGNCDTCLTPPEAWDGTVAAQKLLSTVLRLKRERGQSFGAGHLVDILLGKKNPKVLQYDHHELTVFGIGTDLRDTEWRGVIRQLLAQGLLAVHGDYGVLTLTEASQEVLFDGRQVRLRREPERVVKPARSAKPAKAAAAADLAASDVPLFEKLREWRGATAKEQGVPAYVVFHDATLREIATRKPESLAQLGAIGGIGENKLAKYGEQVLEVLAAE, from the coding sequence GTGCAAGAGGTTCTACGGTCACGGGAGGTGCTGAGCCGGGTCTTCGGGTACGACAGTTTCCGCGGCGACCAAGCCGAGATCGTCGAGCACGTGATCGCGGGCGGGGACGCGTTGGTGCTGATGCCGACCGGTGGCGGCAAGTCGCTGTGCTACCAGGTGCCCGCGTTGGTGCGGCCCGGCGTCGGCGTGGTGGTCTCGCCGCTCATCGCGCTGATGCAGGACCAGGTGGACGCGCTCAGCGCGCTCGGTGTGCGCGCGGGCTTCCTCAACTCGACGCAGTTCCCCGACGAGCGGCGGACGGTGGAGGCGCAGTTCCTCGCGGGCGAACTCGACCTGCTGTATCTGGCGCCCGAGCGCCTGCGACTGGAGTCGACCGCGCAGTTGCTCGATCGCGGCAAGGTCGCGCTGTTCGCCATCGACGAGGCGCACTGCGTGTCGCAGTGGGGCCACGACTTCCGGCCCGACTACCTGGGCCTGTCGATGCTGCACGAGCGCTGGCCCGACGTTCCGCGCATCGCGCTGACCGCGACAGCGACCGAGAAGACCCGCGACGAGATCATCGAGCGGCTGGATCTGGGCGGGGCGCGGCGGTTCGTCGCCAGTTTCGACCGGCCCAACATCCAGTATCGGATCGAGCCGAAGAACCGGCCGGAGCGGCAACTGCTGGAGTTCATCCGCGCCGAGCACGCCGGGGACGCGGGCATCGTCTACTGCCTGTCGCGCAATTCGGTGGAGAAGACGGCGGCCTTCCTCAACGAGAACGGCATCGGCGCGGTGCCGTATCACGCGGGACTGGACAACCGCACCCGCGCGGTGAACCAGGCGCGGTTCCTGCGCGAGGACGGGCTGGTCGTGGTCGCCACCATCGCCTTCGGCATGGGCATCGACAAACCCGATGTGCGCTTCGTCGCCCATCTCGATCTGCCGAAGTCGGTCGAGGGCTACTACCAGGAGACCGGTCGCGCCGGACGCGACGGTCAACCGTCGACCGCGTGGATGGTCTACGGACTCAACGACGTGGTGCAGCAGCGCAGGCTGATCGACTCCTCCGAGGGCGACGCCGCGCACCGCCGCCAGCTGCAATTACATCTGGACGCCATGCTGGCCCTGTGCGAGACCGTGGCCTGCCGTCGCACGCAACTGCTCGCCTACTTCGGGCAGAGCGGTCAGCCGTGCGGCAACTGCGACACCTGCCTCACCCCGCCCGAAGCCTGGGACGGCACGGTGGCCGCGCAGAAGCTGCTGTCCACGGTCCTGCGCCTGAAGCGTGAGCGCGGGCAGAGCTTCGGCGCGGGTCATCTCGTCGACATCCTGCTCGGCAAGAAGAACCCCAAGGTGCTCCAGTACGACCACCACGAGCTCACGGTCTTCGGCATCGGCACCGACCTGCGGGATACCGAATGGCGGGGCGTCATCCGGCAGCTGCTCGCACAGGGGTTGCTCGCGGTGCACGGCGACTACGGCGTGCTGACACTGACCGAGGCCAGCCAAGAGGTGCTGTTCGACGGTCGTCAGGTGCGGTTGCGGCGCGAGCCGGAGCGGGTCGTCAAACCGGCGCGGTCCGCGAAGCCGGCAAAGGCGGCCGCGGCGGCCGATCTCGCCGCCTCCGATGTGCCGCTGTTCGAAAAGCTGCGCGAATGGCGCGGCGCCACCGCCAAGGAGCAGGGCGTGCCCGCCTACGTCGTCTTCCACGACGCGACCTTGCGCGAGATCGCCACCCGCAAGCCCGAGAGTCTGGCGCAGCTGGGTGCGATCGGCGGCATCGGTGAGAACAAGCTCGCCAAGTACGGCGAGCAGGTGCTCGAGGTGCTCGCCGCCGAGTAA
- a CDS encoding metallophosphoesterase, translating to MSGGQGIGRRELLAGAAAVAAGASLVGLTPAQAVPVAAGVTKFALPAERAVRVLVTGDAGTGTRTQWAVADAARAFHAREPFSLAVGLGDNIYESGPKSGDDEQFASKFEHPNAGLDFPWAMVLGNHDTSSVIGGDGGWLLRGNHEVEYHANSPRWWMPSRYYSVRVPEERPVVELFVLDLNPLAAYLPPLFAPYWAVDGEFMNAQRAWLDRAIAESPARWKIVCTHHPYLNNGPHGDAGNYEGLSIEPLNGVHVKRFFEDHVVGKCHFILSGHDHSLQVLEPTAAAKGTRQLVSGAAAKTVGAEPRVGAGTPALYESYHQLGFMVMDLTPSAVDLRVVAVDPATGAGTEVFGRRLA from the coding sequence ATGAGTGGTGGGCAGGGAATCGGTCGTCGGGAACTGCTGGCGGGTGCTGCCGCGGTCGCGGCCGGAGCGTCACTGGTGGGGTTGACGCCCGCCCAAGCGGTTCCAGTGGCGGCGGGCGTCACCAAGTTCGCGCTCCCGGCCGAGCGCGCCGTGCGCGTGCTCGTCACCGGCGACGCGGGCACCGGCACGCGCACGCAGTGGGCGGTCGCGGACGCCGCGCGGGCCTTCCACGCCCGCGAACCGTTCTCGCTCGCGGTCGGCCTCGGCGACAACATCTATGAGAGCGGTCCGAAGAGCGGCGACGACGAGCAGTTCGCGAGCAAGTTCGAACACCCGAACGCCGGGCTGGATTTCCCGTGGGCGATGGTGCTCGGCAACCACGACACGAGCTCGGTCATCGGCGGCGACGGTGGCTGGCTGCTGCGCGGCAACCACGAGGTCGAATACCACGCCAACTCGCCGCGCTGGTGGATGCCGAGCCGCTACTACTCCGTCCGGGTGCCCGAAGAGCGGCCGGTGGTCGAGTTGTTCGTGCTCGACCTCAACCCGCTGGCCGCCTACCTGCCGCCCCTGTTCGCGCCCTACTGGGCGGTCGACGGCGAGTTCATGAACGCGCAGCGCGCCTGGCTGGACCGGGCGATCGCCGAATCGCCCGCGCGCTGGAAGATCGTGTGCACGCACCACCCGTACCTGAACAACGGCCCGCACGGCGACGCGGGCAACTACGAGGGCCTGTCCATCGAACCCCTCAACGGCGTGCACGTGAAGCGGTTCTTCGAGGACCACGTGGTTGGCAAGTGCCATTTCATCCTCTCCGGCCACGATCACTCGCTTCAGGTGCTCGAACCCACCGCGGCGGCCAAGGGCACCCGCCAGCTGGTGTCGGGCGCGGCCGCGAAAACCGTCGGCGCCGAGCCCCGGGTCGGCGCCGGGACGCCCGCGCTGTACGAGAGCTACCACCAGCTGGGCTTCATGGTCATGGACCTGACTCCCAGCGCGGTCGATCTCCGGGTCGTCGCCGTGGATCCGGCGACAGGTGCGGGCACCGAGGTGTTCGGCCGTCGGCTGGCCTGA